The sequence GTTGGATATCGAGAAAAAATAACAGTAGATGGATAAAAAGATAAAACATTAAAATCACATTCAAGTAACATTTTGAAGTGCTAGATCAAAAAGATAAAGGAAACaatttattaaataataaaaatgggtttCAAAGAGGAGGGAACCCAAAGATAAGGAAATTAATGAAATAAAAAAGgagcaaaaagagaagaaagaacagGGAACAAGGATGAATTGGCATAGGAACGCAAGAAATGAGTATCAATCGTGTATCTTAATTTTGGGAGTTTTGCTCAGCGACCACAGAACCTAGAGTACATTTGTGATTGTGAGTGCAAACCATCATATATACGAATTGTGTATAAAATATTAAAGTATACACAACATTTTACCCAAGCGTGGCGTGGCACCACAATCTCATACATAAATCCGCCCCTGACTATAACTATGcctagtaaaaaaaaaagaattaaaccTCCTGATTTTGACAGGATCTTGACTTGAGAAATTTCAGTGGTCTAAGGAGTTGGTTACCTGCTAAAATGAAATTGGCCCACATTGTATCTTCTAACATCTAGGTTATCTTCAAATAGTACCTTTCTACTTCTACTTGAATTTCAGTTTCTGGAACTACAAGTAGACTTaattattcttgaattcttgattttatgaattaaaaaataaattgaaagagaTATGCATGATGTAATCTCGAATTTACCTTAAGATAGATGTCAATGGCTCTGTAAAGATCATCATGGTCAAGCCTAGCGAATTCTGGGATTGCTTCAGCaatgaaaatgaattttgacaGAGGCAACTTTTCCTCGCTGGCAATCTCTTGGAGATATCCATCCACAAGCTTAGCTACTTTAAGTTTAGAGCTATGTGATGCTGAAGATGATCTCCTGCTTTCCTGAAACTCAAGGTCAATGTTCTCGGCGGACCGAGATCTTCTTCTCACAAAATCCTCTTTCATTCTTGGAGGACTTGTTGGTGGACTCTGACCCTGTAACATGAACTGCTCTAATATGGTGATAATTATATCCACATCATAAATTGTATCACTTGTTTTTGATACACAAGGTATTAAGAGATCACCAACTGTAGCATCCTCTAATTGAAGTCCAACTCTTGTTGCCAATTCCATCTTTGATGAAGAGGAAGCCTTTAAAATGTTTGCTGCTTTAAGCAATTTCAACAGAAAACTACAAGAAGCAGCTCCTCTTTCAGTAGGCAATAAGCTTATAATTGATTCCAAAAGCAGCCTGTATTTCCCAATTGAATCTGAATCAGAGTGCTTATTCTTCTCAAGGTTTGCATGTTTTGATATGTTTGGTAGCCATCGAGACGCGTAAATTCTCAATGCATCACCAATAAGACTAGCTGCTACTTTTCCACCTGATTTAATGGCTATCATGGTTCTCCAATAGAGATCAATGCTCAATTCTGCTAAATCTTCAGCCCACCAGTCTTTGGATAAAGGTTTATTATGCCTTAGGCTTTGTGATCCATTGCAAGAAATATCATCTCTTCCGCCTCTTCTCGAGTAGCTATGTGACAAATTCATTTTGAGAGGATGGGCTAAAACCTTTGATGCAATAGCTTCAATACATGTGCTTGTTATGCCAAGTTCTTCGGACCATAAAGGAAATGCCTTGGTGCTCTGTAATGTCACAATTGAGTCTCTCCAACCTGAAAGAACACAAGAATTGAGGAATACTTGGAGTTTACAAATTAAGTTTCCCTTTTCTACATCCTCAGTCATTTGTAGATATTCTGCTGCACAGCGTACTGAAACAATGTTGTGAGCACTGAGAGTGATGGTGATTCCATAGCAGAATTTAGCACACAACTCAAAGTCTTCTATGCCACATGGAAAATCTTGTAGCTCGACTATTTCGTGTTGAGAGGTTTTCTCAACGCAGAGTCTCTGCAGCCTCAAGCACTTGGACAGCAAGGGAAACTGTTTTTTCAAGAAAACAGATTATGACAAGGTTTAAAAGATAACAAAAGAAGAGAGTTGGGTAGAGAATTAAACCTTGTGAAGCAAATATCTGCTACCCTTTACTTGAACTATGAGATCACTTGAAATCTCTGAGGAGACTGATCTGTATCAAGTAAAGAAAAAGATTGGTTACTCCATTATCTTTCTTTAATTCAGGATTAAGTAAAGTTGAAGTTACCTAACAGCCTCGGTAGTGAAGAATGTGTCAGGCCGAGATCCTAGTTTCATAAACTTCATATCTGAGGTCTCTTTTTGTTTGTTAATTCAGCAAAATTTAGACCATAGAATAGTTAGAGAGACAAAACCATCTCCATAACTGTTGAAAACTTCACCTTTTTTAGGACAACCCTACCTTGAAAAGATCCTCTTCCAGCTGCAAGCAGTAGATATTGTCGGAAAGACAAAAACAACAACTAACTATACTGACAAAATATTTGGtaaacaaaacaagaattttttttaatcaaaccCCAAATAGTTCTTAAAGGGAACggggaaaagagaagagaaaagggCAAAGAACTGTGTAGGAGGAAGGCATAATTAACGAAACAAAGGAGTTACTGAACTTCTGTATTTGTTGGTATCTTCCCAGCAGAGCCTCAATTTATATTAATCATAGCCAAAATGTCATGAACCAAGAATATCAAGCACTTCCAAATCCTTGTCTTGTCAGTCAAATTCTCTACCCCATTTGATTTAGACATTCCAAGAGAAGAAGTTATGGCACTCAAAAATCTCATCAAGATCAAAGGATGATAGAAACACAAATCAATTTTTTAAGAGAAACGTAGAGCCAGAAGAATATTTAgttatatataagaaaaaattaactttaaattaaaaaaaaaggcgAAATCTGAAAGAAAAAGAATTTATACAAACTTGGAAATATTTCAGGTTATTATAGTACTCCCAAAGAACTATAAAATCAGTTCTTGAAAATGTTTTGAGGTTTTTGTAACGTGAAGAGTTAAGAGTCACTACCTTAACTTTGGTATCCTTCTGTTGCCAGCGTGCTAGTAATGAGAGAAAAAGCCACGCCGACTAGTGCCCTTCCTTCTCATCATTACCTCAGCAACTTTTCTACTCCTAATTTACGCCCTTGGATTATTTTAGTCAAATTAGGAAAAAGAATATGGAAACAAGTAATGATATAAAGGGAAGACTGAGAgattaaaaatgaagaaaagaaataataGGATATGTGTATCACCCTCAATCTTTGCTTTCATCAATTCTAATTTAAGGGCCTCAAGTTCATGATATATGAATCAATAGTGATTTTCTTTACGGcttttaatatatcattttaatATATCAACATAAGCAGACCAGCAAGCATTTAAAGCAAGAAGGCCGTAATGAATATCATTTGTTTATATTTGTAGGTGAAAAATGGAAGTTAGTTTTCCATgtgaagaaaggaaaggaaaaaaaaggagtcTTTCGTCATAATTTTGTTGTGAGGCTAAAATACATTCAATGGTAGTTGAAAATGTTACTCAATTTTGTTTTCTGCATTGGATTCTTCTTAGAAAAAATTGCACACTTTCTTTTACAATTTTATAATCTTTATATTTACAACGAATCAATCATATTGTGATGGTCTGATTGAACTTGAAGTGGTCCAATTGATTAAACCTAGGATTGATAAAAATCGAATGGCATATTAGTATTTGGCGGTGGCTGTTGGAATATATACTACAGCGGAAGCAATAGCAGAATTTTATTCACGTGTAATCTAAACAACTAGCACGTATGGAGATTTtagggttacctcttgaagcgtaaacacaacaaatctatgtcgttctccagttcctCAGTTAATACCACACATCAGCAGATttccacagtcttctactgtgttacccaaacaataaccgaaaatagagaattttgggtgggcaaaattctagtagaaACCGCAGTCAGAATCACATCCCAAACGTCCAGcccttatatccatatatatacCTGCGTTTTTAAGTCAAAACCGttttcaaaacctgttaggtttccttctcccactaagggacggtttccatgttttctttcccactaagtaacagtttccactattttctattatttaggcacagtagagaccacagaatttaattaacaaggcttcctattatgatattaatttcgaaattctgaaattaattcccatcataataaattacgaattattccactaaaaattcgtaattgcaatccttagttcaatttcgaaattcttccataaaaccttatttaactccccatgttaagattcagatactaatcaatcaaattaaattactgactatttaatttattgattacttcctttagacttatacttaacttatttcatgtgtcggatacaaaatccaccggccgggtttacgcatgaaaacttataagctttcataaaggagtattATCAATCTCAAAATTGAGACATGGATTCCACCAACTAATTATtgcttcgccaatgtatatcattgttatccaatttcccaggcttattgactcgcgaaagaatctcgcctttcaataaatcaaaacaacaagtgacatacacagctaataataattatatcaggattaagagtataagtacattaaatggactagagaaattattttataaagtcagtataaaatactcatctctacttgatccgttcaatacatacaaaaagtactagcacaagaagttggaattaaaccattcccataattatatttaatctcgtgctacaatcattccgatgatttgtccaattccatcattagattgtgaacattaacttttatgtcttacaagcaccgatgatttaatcttccgtgcataagctaaactctatacattaaatcatctactatgtaagcaatggacgcacaaaccaacacatgatctatttaaaatgaaatttattgaatttaaacaagtaaataaataattattcataaagaatactataacaatacgcatgacttatagtatattctaacagTGGCAACTAGCTTTTATCTTCTTATGCATACAATATCTGATTCAGCCACCAGTTTGGCTAACTGCTAAGCTAACTTTTATATCATTGGGGGCGAATTTGTTAGTATCGTTATTAGTTATTTAAGTCTTCTAGTCCTATTCATTTAGTTATATATGTTTTTAGACTTTAGTATACAAAATCTTGACTAGAAATGTCATCATTTCATCGGTGGCTTGTTAAGAATTGTGTCACGTTATGATTGAATTTTCTGCTGGATAATAATTGAAATTATTGTTGTGTAAGACATAATTTCATATTACTCAAATGTGCCTATGAAAGATTCATGGATCAATTCCAGTTATGAAAATTATGTGTAAAataatattttggtaatttgatatAAAAGCTACTATACCTTTGTGCTAAAGCTGCGGACCTGTTGTGTCTCTTGATAACTAAAGAGAAGTTGACCCATAGATCGTCTTGGCTCAATCAATGTCTAATATTGTCTAGCTAGGCACCGGATTTGAAGGTGTCATGGCTCTTTCAATGTCTGGCTAGGACCAGGATTCAACCATGTATTATCCCTGTCAGTGCCTGGCCAGGTCCAGTACCCACCCACGAACTGGCTCAATCGCTGCCTGTTCGGTGAATGGACTATGGGGAATATCTGACATACGTGGTGTAGTAACTAGTATTTCTTCCATTTCAATTTGTTGGATACACTTCGAACAATAGAATCTTCaagttttttaaaataatatttatatatttgagaattatgtaaaaaaaatattatttccttcgttttaatttatgtgaatctattttacTTTTTAGTCattgccaaaaagaatgatctcttttcatatttgtaaataatttacctttatacaaTGATTTACCGTCACACAAAATATTTGTGCATCATTTTACACCTCaaattcaaaagtatttttcttttgtcttaaaCTACGTGCGCAGTCAAATATGTTCACACAAAttaaaatggagggagtatatGTGTTTAcgttgaaaatggtaattacaattagatttgattttgtggttataaaaatacgtgatttatttttatgctagttgttaggcagtagatgctaagtgtgagactagaaaataagataagagcttgAAGGCAGTGTGTCAAGCAAACAGAGTGGctgagaatcggggcctcgagctggccTATACGGGGCCTCGAGATCGAGCTAAGAGTTAGGCTGTGAACGACCAATGGTGGACTAACAATTCTAAGAGCTTTGATAAAAgttctttatgatcaataatgagtagtaaatgaagaacaattaatgaaacacaataaatgtaagcaataaatgtaagtaatagaatgagtttaagttagagagtagagaatgttcttgtattgaatgttgtctatcattttttcaagaaataacaagggtcccctttatataggaggagaatctCAATATAGTACATACGCACTTATTACAAAGAAATATAGTTGGTACAACTACTTAACAGTCTGGTACAAACTGGTACTATTCTTGTAGGTGTTGTCAGTTTTGACAACGTGCCTAGGGAACTTCTCGCTTATCCATGATAACCATCGATTTGTGCTACCCCGAGGTCGGACATAAAGAACCATCGAGGTTGAACCTCGAACTGTGCCCCGGGCCTTGAAGGTGAAGCTACGGAAAGACACAATGATCGTAAAATCGGGCTCTCCAATTTTATCTGTATACAAAtggtccccgcgtttcttagggTAAAACGATAAAAAACGATCTCGAATTCTTGCCCCTTCGATACTACCATCACGATGGTAGTCACGCCCTACCAAGCGATTGACGCGACAAAATGAGGTGCCTAAAGACCGCGTCCACATAGCCCTTAAATGCATTTGAATTAATTACAACGACTGGCTATCATTTGGTCTGCTCCAACGTGCACGTTAGACCTCTATAAATACTTCTTCTTTCGCTCCTTATTTTCCACTGCACCACCAAGCCCTCAAAAGAGTTCTTCTTACCTCTCTCTTGTGTTCTCTTCCGAAATGCAATTTTCATTTCTCCTTTGAAATCTTTTGACAAGAATGGCAAAAACTTCCACCTCTGTCCCTCGGGAAGATGTGCCTTCCTCTTCCCGCGCTCGTCTAAGGGCAAAGCAACAATGGCCCCTAGCGTCAGGGAATGCATTCCAGGAGCCTTTGAAACGACCTCTGATTTTAAGACCGAAAAACCTTTTTCGAAGCTGGGACAACGCGAACCTGTGTCCCAATATGTTAGTTCAATAGCAGACGTCGAAAGGGTGAAGACCGACTACCGATGGGGGGATGCGGGTCTTGTGGAGATTCCTTCTCAGGGGAGAACATAACGACATACAAGGCCGGCTTCCTCAGTGTGTATACTTATCCGTTTACCCTTGGCCCGGTGGAGCCATCCTCGCCTTCATTAGACCCCGTGGTCCTTGACTTCTGCGAACGATATTGAGTGACTctcggccaaattcatcctttGTTCTGGCGCTTCGTTTACATGACCCGATATTATGCGAACATGATTAAGGGGATGCCCTTCACTCTCGACCACCTGATAAGAATGTATAGTCCCCGACTCATTCGTGGGGGCCTGATTAAGCTCCACTATCAGGCCTCGAGAGCCCTTTTTGCTTGTACCGACGAGGTTAGGAACCGAGGATGAATAAGCCATTTTGTCCGAGTTAGGACTTTGGACCCGATTCCAGTGGAGAGGATGTCGTTCCTTGAAaggtggaacatgaaacgtaagtagaTATGCTAATTAAATGTTCTCTTGTTTCTTTTTGGGTACATCTCCCTACGAACTGATTTCCTCCGTTGATACAGCCGTCAGAGTGTACCCTATTGTGGTTAAGGATCTCTCGGGCTAGGTTAACCAGCTGGATTCAATTTGCCCATACGTTGAGCGCGTGTGGCGTGATCTGTTCCAAGCTCGATGGGAAGCCAAGGACCACAGTGAGCCTTTACTTATGCTGCAATTGTACCTCATAAAAGAACTATCGCTGAGAGCGTCCTCATTCCCCGTGTTTATATTTTGCATTTGCGCAGGTCTGGGGAGGTCTCCTTTATGAGGGAAGCACTGCTTGGTAAAATAGATACCCCAAAACCTGACGAAGAGAAGAAGAGATGAAGGAGGCCATCTACTCATTCTCCGaaatccaagaaagccaaagTGGAGGAACCTAAGGCTGATTGAGCAACCTTAACTCCAAAAGTTCCGGGGAGTCCCCGAGCTGAAGGGAAAGGAGAGATGATTCCTCGGAAGCACCCGCGGGGGGAGAACACCTGATTGTCCCACATACTGTAGAGTCGATGGCTTGTAAATTGGAACTTGATTCCGTTGTTGTCTACCTCGGACTGAAGAGGCCTTCGAGTGTGCATCAAGTGATATCCCCGAGTTAATTGACGGTCAAAACTTTCCTCAAGCTGAGGTGCTTTCATTAGGTGGACTAGGAGAGCCTAGTTCTGAAGCTCTCCAGAAATAGGAGACAGACTCGATTGATCCAGTCGTGGTTATTGAAGTGGGCAATTCTCCTTTGGGATCAACTTTTTTTCCGAGGGAGATGCAGAATGCCCAAGATAAAGAGTCTTCCTACATGGGGGTGTCCGTCGGAGATAAAAATGTGTTTGAAAGGCTTTTTGCTGTGCCTGAGGAAAAACCTAAGCTTGACGCATCGCTTATTTTCAGTGAGATCGACAGGCTCTGTGAGCAGGTAATCTTTTCGTAGATTCTGCTTGGTGCCCCGATTTTTGTCTTGCCAACCTTGTTTCGTTCATTGTTCCAGGCCAAGGTTCTTTACAATCAGACCTTCGCCAGGTTTCAAACCGAGCAGACTCGTTATGAGGGTGAGCACAAAAAGCTCACCTCGGAAGCTGATGAGCTCATAGCTCTTTCTACCAAGAGGGACGAGGAACTCCGTGGCCTTCGGGATTGTTTGGAGATGGCGTCCCGAGAAAAGACTCATCTCACTAACCAGGTTATATAGTTCTTACTTGCTTTTTGTCTACATGTTTATCCAACTTCAGTGCTTTAACACCTTCGGGTCGATCTTTGTAGCTTGAGAAGAAAGATGTCCTAATGAAGGAGGAACTCCGAGCCAGGGACTCTGAAATTCTCGAACTCAAACGGCACGTGAATGAGATAGTCTCTGAGAGAGATACCCTCCAGGTGAAGGTGGTCTTAGTCGTGCATCAACTTGATGACGCGAGGGCAGAGAGTAATAAGTATAAGGGTCTACATACTGAGTTGGTTGTTGTGCTATCTGAGGTTAGGGCTGAAGCCGAGGCATTCGTGTCTTCGCAAAAAGAGGATGTTGCTACTGCAAATGCTCAGGCCAAGAAGGTGTCCAAGGAGGCCAAGCTATGATTGACCCGAGCTGTGGAGCATGCCCGTTTAGAATCTCGGAGACGGGCTCTCGAGGATATATATGCGGGGGGCATTGATTTGTCCGCTGAGATCGAGAGGGTGAAGGCCCTAGAAGAGGAGGCCGCAACCCAGCTTTCTTCTAATGGCGAGTCGAGAAGTGGCTCGggagatgatgaagatggaggcGAGATTCCCGAAGGAGGAGAGGCCATTGAAAACCCAGGGGTCATGGACGGTGGGTGGTAGATTCGGGTTTTATTTGGTTTTTTCCTTTGTAAGGGCTTCAGACATAGGCCTTGTAAATACACCTTTGTGAACCTTTCAACATATGTGTAAaggcttttaatttttcatcatttttcatttttcctttgctttttagaAATAAATTGTGACGCTCGCTTGACAATTGATCCGAAATTTTGGACCTCGAATTTAAGCCCTTAGAAAACTGCTACCGTTGAGCAGTTTGTAGTGGCCGAGAGTTGATTGTTTGGGGCTTAGTCTCCGAGTCTCATTTCGATTTGAGTTTATTTACCTTTAAGTTTTTTAATTTTAAGCtggctcttaggctcttacgcgttgggtcggtacaaCCTTTTGTATGGGCTAACACTTAGGCTTTTACGTGTTGGATCGCTATGACCTCTAATGTTGGCTTGTGCATaggctcttatgcgttgggtcggtatgacctctaATATTGGCTGGCGCTTAGGCACTTAcgtgttgggtcggtacgacctctaatattgactttatttttcccttgttaaagactttttgaagttttgtgttcTCTCGGCTCTTCGACGGCTtgataagaacctcgattgtgagtcgttatgtaGCGATAAATGAGCACCTTGGGAGGTTTCGCTCGATGGCTGAATTGTTTCGAAGCCTGTAGTTTGGAGCTaatatgatcgaagctcttttgcttatgccgagggtagcctaattaaccggttctttttgaagtattttcgaagtaattgaaggcctttGATTTTATAGCAACGGTCAGGCATGCCCGAGTCACGTGAGTTTGGCCGGAATCttatgaccgtagtcattgtgtttggccataaccttttagtccccgagtgaagtagtttcagcgtttatatcgagggtatgcctttttaggggtcttacaagttcgaatatataacCTTAACTTTAATatcgggattatgccttttgtaaggtcttataaatttttaacatgccttacttgaggtcttacagatttggttacttggtacaaataTAACTTATGCCTtgattgaggtcttacagatttggcaTTGCCTTATGAAGGCCTTATGAGCTCGAGGTTGACCGCATGGGGTCTTATAGCCTCGAGCTTTCTGCTAATCGATGGAGTGACAGTCCGCAACAGTCCCCAAGACATCGGAAGTTTTTTGGCTCTGGAGTCGTTCTTTGTAATCTTGGTgttgccttattgagggcttatgagtttgatGTTTCTGACTCAGAAGTTATATGGCTTCGAGTTTTTGATGTCAGTCCCCGAGTTTTCGGGAAATTTCTAGCCTTGGAGCCGTTAAAAAATAGCAGACTTCTTTGAAGCGCAAAACGTTTAGATGGaggaaaaatattctttgattacttggcacaagtatacaTTTTTTAATCGTCAAGGGTTCAGTTATTCTATGCGGACACTGTTCGATCAActgtttggcccgatacatcattttcctatcgagGCCCTTTTTTGCTCATCTTGACTTCTCCAAGGAGGTGATCTCCAGGGGGGacgccccccagtattcgaggttgattgaatagaagccttgaatacttgttaagttctcTTTAGGTAGCACATAgatgttgtctcgttaaaaaccttgctggtaaaacccttcttgggataaaatctgattgaaggaaaagagtgcaatgcatgctttaaaacccatGGTCTTTGAACCGGGGGATGTTTTGGTGTCTTCCATCGGACACTTTAGTAGTAGTAACATTTGGGCATTGATAtattccaattgcttggaagttGTTTGCCTTCCATGGTACCGAGCTTGCAGGACCCTTTGCCGATCACTCTGAGGACGcaatacggtccttcccagttttggcctagctttccttcattagggtttcgagtgtttagggtgactttccttatgactaagtccccgactccaAAATGTCGGAGATTTGTTCTCCTattatagtacctttcgatcctttgtttttgggcggccattcaGACCAGCGAAGCTTCTTgcttttcatccaatagttcgagGGCCGCATTCATGGCCTTGTTGTTTGAGCTCTCGGTGGTGTGTCAAAATTTTGCGCTTGGCTCTCCGACCTTGACTGGTATCAAAGCCTCGGCACCATATACCAGAGAAAAAAGCGTTTCTCCTTTGCTTGATTTTagagttgttcgatatgcccatagaacttcgggtaatatttctctccattttcccttagcactttccaacttcttttttaagttttgaatgatggtcttcTTTGTAGATTCGTCATGACCGTTTGCACACGTGTGGTAAGGTGTCGACAGGAttcttttgattttgtgatcctcgaGGAACTGTGTTACTTTGCTTCCAATGAActgcttcccattatcacatgttatctcggaaggaatcccgaatcggcacatgatgtggtcccagatgaacttaatgacttctttttctcttatcttttcgaaggcctgcgcttccaccTATTTcgagaagtagtcagtcataaaaaaataaatctagctttacctggtgc is a genomic window of Nicotiana tabacum cultivar K326 chromosome 16, ASM71507v2, whole genome shotgun sequence containing:
- the LOC107825068 gene encoding BTB/POZ domain-containing protein At1g67900; the encoded protein is MKFMKLGSRPDTFFTTEAVRSVSSEISSDLIVQVKGSRYLLHKFPLLSKCLRLQRLCVEKTSQHEIVELQDFPCGIEDFELCAKFCYGITITLSAHNIVSVRCAAEYLQMTEDVEKGNLICKLQVFLNSCVLSGWRDSIVTLQSTKAFPLWSEELGITSTCIEAIASKVLAHPLKMNLSHSYSRRGGRDDISCNGSQSLRHNKPLSKDWWAEDLAELSIDLYWRTMIAIKSGGKVAASLIGDALRIYASRWLPNISKHANLEKNKHSDSDSIGKYRLLLESIISLLPTERGAASCSFLLKLLKAANILKASSSSKMELATRVGLQLEDATVGDLLIPCVSKTSDTIYDVDIIITILEQFMLQGQSPPTSPPRMKEDFVRRRSRSAENIDLEFQESRRSSSASHSSKLKVAKLVDGYLQEIASEEKLPLSKFIFIAEAIPEFARLDHDDLYRAIDIYLKGHPGLNKNERKRLCRMLDCKKLSMKVCMHAAQNELLPLRVVVQVLFFEQARATMSGGHITELPSHIKVLLANHDDISKTSASFKMTPADDQWSASGKLSTLKMKLAENEDLDENYVDGNGTSSRIKASCIFPSRPKRMFSKLWSSNRSVASEKN